One genomic region from Halococcus qingdaonensis encodes:
- a CDS encoding BCCT family transporter, which produces MSIHDGGAVEAAVRRLLVPLCVLSGAIVAAGFFFPSFVGSVVAGESWLVVSLLFFGSGLAYLALLPLDDGSDGDAGSRTPYLLRVRRSGWGDTARGLFTRVQGFLSQQDPITFGVPVTAFVLFFVAWFAVPTEMQAVVGAVEGILLHEFGALFLGAMFLAVCYCLYLLVGPWGEVRLGGPDANPTYTYPTYFAMFFTAGIAAGIVFWGPAEALFHYRAPPPFVDVPARSGGAAVGGLAYALFHYGFSAWSAYLVIGVPIAYFAYQRGAPLRVSTILTPFLGVDGLDGYWAKLVDVLAVFATIGGVATSVALVGQQFLAGSNYQWGVTYGALGPVLFVAGLTIITVVSAESGVERGIRRLAGVTVVLFVVFAALLVGVGPRSAMVDTGLAAVGTYVAEFVPMSLYLGNGFIAADWVAEWTVWNWSWWFSWAPFAGLFLAALSKGRRVRTVVLTGGVATSLATVVWFVLLGSTSLSLQRSGTVDILATIERAGGSEAVAGFPLLAALPLGQLLLFVFLALIIVFIVTSADTSTLVVSILATKPDVAPTTGSIVFWGVLQGIVAVAVLLVGGGNALKTVAVLTGGPFAVLSVVALIGLTVAFRRDESGHPSLLDKARSPVGDHGIGGPSEVLRREK; this is translated from the coding sequence ATGAGCATTCATGATGGCGGTGCGGTGGAGGCGGCCGTCCGGCGGCTGCTGGTCCCGCTGTGTGTGCTCTCGGGCGCGATCGTTGCTGCGGGCTTTTTCTTCCCGTCGTTCGTCGGCTCGGTCGTCGCCGGCGAGAGCTGGCTCGTCGTCTCGCTGCTGTTTTTCGGCTCCGGACTGGCCTACCTCGCCTTGCTCCCGCTCGACGACGGGAGCGACGGCGACGCGGGCTCGCGAACGCCGTACCTGCTCCGGGTCCGTCGGTCCGGCTGGGGCGACACGGCGAGAGGACTGTTCACACGGGTCCAGGGATTTCTCTCCCAACAGGATCCGATCACGTTCGGCGTGCCGGTGACGGCGTTCGTGCTCTTCTTCGTGGCCTGGTTCGCCGTCCCGACGGAGATGCAGGCCGTCGTCGGTGCCGTCGAGGGCATCCTGCTCCACGAGTTCGGCGCGCTGTTCCTCGGAGCGATGTTCCTCGCGGTCTGCTACTGTCTCTACCTGCTCGTCGGCCCTTGGGGCGAGGTCAGACTCGGCGGCCCGGACGCGAACCCGACGTACACCTACCCGACGTACTTCGCCATGTTCTTCACCGCGGGTATCGCCGCGGGCATCGTCTTCTGGGGACCCGCCGAGGCACTCTTTCACTACCGGGCACCGCCGCCGTTCGTCGACGTACCGGCGCGATCCGGCGGCGCTGCGGTCGGTGGACTCGCCTACGCGCTCTTTCACTACGGCTTCTCGGCCTGGAGCGCCTACCTCGTCATTGGCGTACCGATCGCGTACTTCGCCTACCAGCGGGGCGCACCGCTGCGTGTCTCGACGATCCTGACGCCGTTTCTCGGGGTCGATGGGCTCGACGGCTACTGGGCCAAACTCGTGGACGTCCTCGCGGTGTTCGCGACGATCGGCGGCGTCGCCACCTCCGTCGCGCTCGTCGGCCAGCAGTTCCTCGCGGGCAGCAACTACCAGTGGGGCGTTACCTATGGTGCGCTCGGCCCCGTCCTGTTTGTCGCCGGACTGACGATCATCACCGTCGTCTCGGCCGAAAGCGGCGTCGAACGTGGCATTCGGCGGCTCGCGGGCGTCACCGTTGTGCTCTTCGTGGTCTTCGCGGCGCTGCTGGTCGGCGTCGGTCCACGATCGGCGATGGTCGATACCGGGCTCGCCGCCGTCGGAACGTACGTCGCCGAGTTCGTCCCGATGAGTCTCTATCTCGGTAACGGGTTTATCGCCGCCGACTGGGTCGCCGAGTGGACGGTCTGGAACTGGTCGTGGTGGTTCTCGTGGGCACCCTTTGCCGGACTGTTCCTCGCAGCGCTCTCGAAGGGGCGGCGAGTCCGAACGGTAGTCCTCACGGGCGGCGTCGCCACCTCGCTCGCGACGGTCGTCTGGTTCGTCCTGCTCGGCAGCACGTCGCTGTCGCTCCAGCGATCGGGCACCGTCGACATCCTCGCCACCATCGAGCGCGCGGGCGGCTCCGAGGCCGTCGCCGGCTTCCCGCTGCTCGCGGCGCTCCCGCTCGGCCAACTGCTGCTGTTCGTCTTTCTCGCGCTCATCATCGTCTTCATCGTCACCTCCGCGGACACCTCGACGCTCGTCGTCTCGATTCTCGCGACCAAGCCCGACGTCGCACCCACGACCGGCTCGATCGTCTTCTGGGGCGTTCTCCAAGGGATCGTCGCCGTGGCCGTACTGCTCGTCGGTGGCGGCAACGCTCTCAAAACCGTCGCGGTGCTGACCGGCGGTCCGTTCGCCGTGCTGTCGGTGGTCGCACTGATCGGTCTGACCGTCGCCTTCCGCCGCGACGAGAGCGGCCATCCGTCGCTGCTCGACAAGGCCCGCTCGCCCGTCGGCGATCACGGGATCGGTGGACCGAGCGAAGTGCTCCGGCGCGAGAAGTGA
- a CDS encoding helix-turn-helix domain-containing protein has translation MSLIAIVHIAHEDLALSPTIRECPDVRIRVMSQSVTDPDTGLFFFYVENGGQAFEAAIERDHTVVEWMQVNDADSGTVYRLEHTPETLLLSPKTIELGGLMRDATSDGTGWTVRLQFEDREALSQLWEYCQETGITFELQRLFRDQSWVDAELTALTDPQLDALVTAYEEGYFEEPRTSSLEELAEQLDISPTAVGGRIRRGTAALIETTLTEE, from the coding sequence ATGAGTCTCATCGCTATCGTCCACATCGCCCACGAGGATCTCGCACTGTCGCCGACGATCCGTGAGTGTCCCGACGTACGGATCCGCGTCATGTCGCAGTCGGTGACGGATCCGGACACGGGACTGTTCTTCTTCTACGTCGAGAACGGCGGGCAAGCGTTCGAAGCGGCCATCGAGCGTGACCACACCGTCGTCGAGTGGATGCAGGTGAACGACGCCGATTCGGGGACCGTCTATCGGCTGGAACACACTCCGGAGACGCTACTGCTATCGCCGAAGACGATCGAACTCGGCGGGCTGATGCGCGATGCGACCAGCGACGGCACCGGCTGGACCGTCCGTCTCCAGTTCGAGGATCGCGAGGCGCTCTCGCAGCTCTGGGAGTACTGTCAGGAAACAGGGATCACGTTCGAGCTCCAGCGGCTGTTTCGCGACCAGTCCTGGGTCGACGCGGAGCTAACGGCGCTGACCGACCCGCAGCTCGACGCGCTGGTGACGGCCTACGAGGAGGGCTACTTCGAGGAGCCGCGCACGAGCTCGCTCGAAGAGCTGGCCGAGCAGCTCGACATCTCGCCGACGGCCGTCGGCGGCCGCATCCGCCGTGGGACGGCTGCACTCATCGAAACCACACTCACCGAGGAGTGA
- a CDS encoding IS5 family transposase has protein sequence MSTQIFRFTERVVFAVKRVADDWDEPAAPEGGGGFTDAAMISIHCLRIYLDTTYRMTIDVLTEMPRISREIGLEPADLPHPSTLCLAFDRIEMAVCRTLLQQSAQFHNTGPIGAIDATFFERSPASRSYCNKTKYEVQGLKATKLVDAETNVILDLHCTTTREGSDADICMQLARRQADELQILTADKGYDCTWLREYLREDLDLRPLIKHCINKPYDHAHNARIDDDLYHQRSMSETVFSSVKRSLGVALRARTWYREFREIALMCAVYNIKQAAKQEIPLPSCD, from the coding sequence ATGTCAACGCAAATCTTCCGCTTCACCGAACGTGTTGTCTTCGCCGTCAAAAGGGTTGCCGATGATTGGGACGAACCCGCCGCCCCGGAAGGTGGCGGCGGGTTCACCGATGCAGCGATGATATCCATCCACTGTCTCCGGATTTATCTCGATACAACCTACCGGATGACGATCGATGTGTTGACGGAAATGCCACGAATATCGCGGGAGATCGGCCTTGAGCCGGCCGATCTCCCGCATCCATCGACGTTATGTCTCGCTTTCGATAGAATTGAGATGGCGGTCTGTCGAACACTTCTCCAGCAGTCTGCGCAGTTTCATAACACTGGGCCGATCGGAGCGATCGACGCTACGTTCTTCGAGCGCTCGCCTGCGAGCCGCTCGTACTGCAACAAGACGAAATACGAGGTACAGGGCCTCAAAGCCACGAAACTTGTCGATGCAGAAACAAACGTCATCCTCGATTTGCACTGTACGACCACCAGAGAAGGAAGTGACGCCGACATCTGCATGCAACTCGCCCGCCGGCAGGCGGACGAGTTGCAGATCCTCACTGCTGACAAAGGCTACGACTGCACGTGGCTGCGTGAGTACCTCCGTGAGGATCTTGACCTCCGACCGTTGATCAAGCACTGCATCAACAAGCCCTACGATCACGCCCACAACGCCCGAATTGACGACGATCTCTACCACCAGCGCTCCATGTCAGAAACCGTCTTCTCCTCGGTCAAGCGCTCGCTGGGCGTCGCCCTGCGAGCGCGGACATGGTATCGAGAATTTCGTGAGATCGCGTTGATGTGTGCGGTGTACAACATCAAGCAGGCCGCAAAACAGGAAATTCCACTTCCGTCATGCGATTAA
- a CDS encoding BCCT family transporter, whose amino-acid sequence MADAEHDEATGEMSEGLQVELFHPDSEREPGDTNKQLLGGRFDVHPIVFPGALLLIGLFIAITLLMGQEQASTVFVGLRTFLESTFGWFYIIAVNVFLFTILYFTFSKYGSIRIGGVEAEKEFSTFSWMAMLFSAGMGIGLMFYSVAEPMLYFGSPPVFFGAEAETGAAGAAAMAQTIFHWGLSPWAIYGLVGLGLAFFSFNRGLPLTFRSIFWPLLGERIYGWPGHVIDLVSVFATLFGLCTSLGLGVAQVNTGLSYVFGSNMLGVMDVPTGTLPQIALIVGITAIAVLSVAAGLDGGVKRLSTVNLYLMFALLGFLLIVGPTLYIAGTFSQGLGAYIGNFLSLTFFTGAIGAGGASSLATTVGDWTVFYWGWWIAWSPFVGMFIARISKGRTVREFVVGVLVLPTLFSAVWLSAFGGSALFNSLYGNGQALAAYNELGQTVAMFSLLEQFPLGAVSGLLATLLVITFFVTSSDSGSLVIDHLTSGGKHDVPRTQRVFWASLEGVVAAVLLWGGGLTALQAAAISTALPFTVILLLMCYTVYLGLRNEYEILESEEFRGHIEEISDREDVAVDSSGGDVVTDISDSSDTTTDD is encoded by the coding sequence ATGGCTGACGCCGAACACGACGAAGCGACGGGCGAGATGTCGGAGGGGCTGCAGGTCGAACTGTTCCACCCCGACTCCGAACGGGAGCCGGGGGATACCAACAAGCAGTTACTGGGGGGTCGATTCGACGTCCATCCGATCGTCTTCCCCGGTGCGCTGCTGCTCATCGGACTGTTCATCGCGATCACGCTCCTCATGGGGCAAGAACAGGCCAGCACCGTCTTCGTGGGCCTCAGGACGTTTCTGGAGTCGACGTTCGGCTGGTTCTACATCATCGCGGTGAACGTCTTCCTGTTCACGATCCTCTATTTCACGTTCAGCAAGTACGGATCGATCAGGATCGGCGGCGTCGAGGCCGAAAAGGAGTTCAGCACCTTCTCCTGGATGGCAATGCTGTTCAGCGCCGGCATGGGTATCGGGCTCATGTTTTACAGCGTCGCCGAACCGATGCTCTACTTCGGTAGCCCACCGGTCTTCTTCGGTGCCGAAGCCGAGACGGGGGCGGCGGGGGCGGCGGCGATGGCACAGACCATCTTCCATTGGGGGCTCTCGCCGTGGGCCATCTACGGACTGGTCGGTCTCGGGTTGGCCTTCTTCTCGTTCAATCGCGGGCTCCCGCTGACGTTCCGGTCGATCTTCTGGCCGCTGCTGGGCGAGCGCATCTACGGCTGGCCGGGTCACGTCATCGACCTCGTGTCGGTGTTCGCCACGCTCTTCGGTCTGTGTACCTCGCTCGGTCTCGGCGTTGCACAGGTGAACACCGGGCTCTCGTACGTGTTCGGGAGCAACATGCTCGGAGTCATGGACGTCCCCACCGGCACACTGCCACAGATCGCCCTCATCGTGGGCATCACCGCCATCGCGGTGCTGTCGGTCGCGGCCGGGCTCGACGGTGGCGTCAAGCGCCTGAGTACGGTCAACCTCTACCTGATGTTCGCGCTGCTTGGGTTCCTGCTCATCGTCGGACCGACGCTCTACATCGCGGGGACGTTCTCGCAGGGGCTCGGAGCGTACATCGGCAACTTCCTCTCGCTGACGTTCTTCACCGGTGCCATCGGTGCGGGGGGAGCCTCTTCGCTCGCCACAACCGTTGGCGACTGGACCGTCTTCTACTGGGGCTGGTGGATCGCGTGGTCGCCGTTCGTCGGGATGTTCATCGCCCGCATCTCGAAGGGCCGCACGGTCCGGGAGTTCGTAGTGGGCGTGCTCGTCCTGCCGACGCTGTTCTCTGCCGTCTGGCTCTCGGCGTTCGGCGGGAGCGCGCTGTTCAACTCGCTGTACGGCAACGGACAGGCGCTCGCGGCCTACAACGAACTCGGCCAGACCGTCGCCATGTTCTCGCTACTGGAGCAGTTCCCGCTCGGAGCCGTGAGCGGCTTGCTCGCCACGTTGCTCGTGATCACGTTCTTCGTCACGTCGTCGGACTCGGGTTCGCTAGTGATCGACCACCTGACCTCGGGCGGCAAACACGACGTGCCCCGAACCCAGCGCGTGTTCTGGGCGAGCCTCGAAGGCGTCGTCGCGGCAGTGTTGCTCTGGGGTGGCGGTCTGACGGCGTTGCAGGCGGCAGCCATCTCGACCGCCCTCCCCTTCACGGTCATCCTGCTGTTGATGTGCTACACGGTTTATCTCGGGCTCAGAAACGAGTACGAGATCCTGGAATCGGAGGAGTTCAGGGGCCATATCGAGGAGATCAGCGATCGCGAGGACGTCGCGGTGGACTCCTCCGGTGGCGACGTCGTGACGGATATCTCGGACAGCAGTGACACGACGACGGACGACTGA
- a CDS encoding transposase, with the protein MARDIARTAVDTVRWIGHQLIEPLRADDELKNFTLSIPEAQTTTVDGDIGWANRPPAVVNCPRCDSEIRQSRSIETIDCPRCVGEFDAEEFAALELLYLQCPVCRTRMEHGNRHPNAVDVPEWATCERCRYHWEYEHF; encoded by the coding sequence ATGGCCAGGGACATCGCACGAACCGCCGTCGATACGGTCAGATGGATCGGCCATCAGCTGATCGAGCCGCTTCGAGCCGACGACGAGCTGAAGAACTTCACGCTGTCGATCCCCGAAGCCCAGACCACGACGGTCGACGGCGACATCGGCTGGGCGAACCGACCGCCCGCCGTGGTGAACTGCCCACGATGTGATAGCGAGATCCGCCAGTCACGCTCGATCGAGACGATCGACTGCCCACGGTGTGTCGGCGAGTTCGACGCCGAGGAGTTCGCCGCCCTGGAACTACTCTATCTCCAGTGTCCCGTCTGTCGCACGCGAATGGAACACGGCAACCGCCATCCGAACGCGGTCGACGTGCCCGAATGGGCGACGTGTGAGCGCTGTCGCTACCACTGGGAGTACGAACATTTCTGA
- the cas1b gene encoding type I-B CRISPR-associated endonuclease Cas1b, which translates to MPKDNHHVFADGDLSRSEGTLRIDTLDGETKHLPVESVGTLYLHGQITFNTRALGLLNEHGVPVHVFGWKDHYRGSYLPKRDHLSGNTVVEQVRAYDDAERRLGIARSLIAASIHNMRANLVYYDSRGRSFEDALDRLADLKTEATECEDVDTLRGVEATARKTYYSCFDEILREPFTLGRREYNPPTNETNALISFLNSMVYTTSVSAIRKTALDPTVGFMHEPGERRFTLSLDIADIYKPILADRVLFRLVNRQQLGLDDFETDLDGCLLTEDGRLTVLGEYEDTLDRTVEHPRLKRKVSYKTLVQTDVYSLKKHILTGEPYRPTERWW; encoded by the coding sequence ATGCCCAAGGACAATCATCACGTCTTCGCCGATGGCGATCTCTCGCGCAGCGAGGGAACGCTCAGAATCGACACCCTCGATGGTGAAACAAAGCATCTTCCCGTCGAAAGCGTCGGGACGCTGTACCTCCACGGACAGATCACGTTCAACACGCGGGCGCTCGGCCTGCTCAACGAGCACGGCGTGCCGGTTCACGTCTTCGGTTGGAAGGACCACTATCGCGGATCGTACCTTCCAAAGCGCGACCATCTCTCGGGCAACACCGTCGTCGAGCAGGTTCGAGCGTACGACGACGCTGAGCGACGTCTCGGCATCGCACGATCGCTGATCGCCGCCAGTATCCACAACATGCGCGCGAACCTCGTCTACTACGATTCGCGTGGACGCTCGTTCGAGGATGCACTCGACCGGCTCGCCGACCTGAAGACCGAGGCCACCGAATGCGAGGATGTCGACACGCTGCGTGGCGTCGAGGCGACGGCTCGAAAGACGTACTACAGCTGTTTCGACGAGATACTGCGCGAACCGTTCACGCTCGGGCGACGAGAGTACAACCCGCCGACCAACGAGACGAACGCGCTCATCTCCTTTCTCAACTCGATGGTCTATACCACCTCGGTTTCCGCGATCAGGAAGACCGCACTCGATCCCACCGTCGGGTTCATGCACGAACCCGGCGAGCGCCGGTTCACCCTCTCGCTCGATATCGCGGATATCTACAAGCCTATCCTCGCCGATCGGGTGTTGTTCCGGCTGGTGAACCGCCAGCAACTGGGGCTGGACGACTTCGAGACCGATCTCGACGGCTGTCTCCTCACCGAGGACGGACGATTGACCGTGCTTGGGGAATACGAGGACACGCTTGATCGCACGGTCGAGCACCCTCGACTCAAGCGGAAGGTCAGCTACAAGACGCTCGTCCAGACCGACGTGTACAGCCTGAAAAAGCACATCCTGACGGGCGAGCCGTATCGTCCGACCGAGCGGTGGTGGTAG
- a CDS encoding NAD-binding protein produces MASDSPETELDSALRELFYRSDRVPFIHWRRFSGAKTAVLLVGTVAVLAFVTGLSHLSKGAAAFDGPLAPLFPAGVAEVVLLSGLLLAFVLGGVAVGLQRRKRLAWYGALVVLPLSSLVALVTAEPTDALLFVLPLLTLPIVVRNRYAFDRRIELSAFQTAAIVAFVAGQLYGTLGAYALRRQFDGIETLIDALYYVVVTGTTVGYGDATPATQGAKLFTVSAIIIGAGTFAVASGSLVVPALESRLSAAFGTMTATELSLLDDHVLVLGYGDLTESLLDELVATSDVVVVTPETETAAELDEMDVNVLTADPTDEQSLLDAGIETASGVVAATNDDAQDTLAVLAARQANPEIRVVAVASDHRHADKLERVGADDVISPSVIVGRRLGRSVRGESVDDDAAIATDDEAGST; encoded by the coding sequence ATGGCGAGCGATTCCCCCGAAACGGAGCTCGACTCGGCGCTCCGCGAGCTGTTCTATCGGAGCGATCGGGTGCCGTTCATCCACTGGCGGCGATTCTCGGGGGCGAAAACCGCAGTTCTGTTGGTCGGCACCGTCGCCGTTCTCGCGTTCGTCACTGGCCTCTCCCATCTCAGCAAGGGGGCGGCGGCGTTCGACGGGCCGCTCGCGCCGCTGTTTCCCGCCGGGGTGGCCGAGGTGGTGTTGCTCTCGGGGCTGCTCCTCGCGTTCGTCCTCGGCGGCGTCGCGGTCGGATTGCAGCGTCGCAAGCGGCTCGCGTGGTATGGCGCACTGGTCGTGCTCCCGCTGTCGTCGCTGGTGGCGCTGGTGACGGCGGAGCCGACTGATGCACTCCTGTTCGTGCTGCCGCTCCTCACGTTGCCGATCGTCGTTCGCAACCGCTACGCGTTCGATCGACGGATCGAGCTCTCGGCGTTTCAGACCGCCGCCATTGTCGCGTTCGTCGCGGGCCAGCTGTACGGCACGCTCGGTGCGTACGCGCTTCGCCGGCAGTTCGATGGCATCGAGACGTTGATCGACGCCCTCTACTACGTCGTCGTCACAGGGACGACGGTCGGCTACGGCGATGCGACGCCGGCGACGCAGGGGGCGAAACTGTTTACGGTCTCGGCGATCATCATCGGGGCGGGCACGTTCGCCGTCGCGTCGGGCTCGCTCGTCGTCCCGGCGCTCGAATCACGGCTGAGTGCCGCGTTCGGAACCATGACCGCAACGGAGCTCTCGCTGCTCGACGATCACGTGCTGGTGCTCGGCTACGGCGACCTCACCGAATCGCTGCTCGACGAGCTGGTGGCGACGAGCGATGTCGTCGTGGTGACCCCGGAGACGGAAACGGCCGCCGAACTCGACGAGATGGATGTCAACGTACTGACGGCAGACCCGACCGACGAGCAGTCGCTGCTCGACGCCGGTATCGAGACGGCCAGCGGCGTCGTCGCTGCGACGAACGACGACGCACAGGACACGCTCGCGGTACTCGCCGCCCGCCAGGCCAATCCCGAGATCCGGGTCGTCGCGGTCGCAAGCGACCATCGCCACGCCGACAAACTCGAACGCGTCGGTGCTGACGACGTGATCAGTCCCTCAGTCATCGTTGGCCGCCGACTCGGGCGTTCGGTCCGTGGCGAGAGCGTGGATGACGACGCGGCGATCGCCACGGACGACGAGGCTGGGTCGACGTAA
- a CDS encoding universal stress protein, whose translation MYDRILVPTDGSDEARKAAEHGIELATALGATVHTLYVMDLPGVPRTLSLRDDEEEIREEYERYGERVTSEVSDMASEAGVECVAELRSGTPHEEIVKYADVEGIDAIVMGTGYQGRLGALLGTIVEKVVRTATVPVISTKMTEIESRP comes from the coding sequence ATGTACGACCGGATCCTCGTCCCGACGGACGGAAGCGACGAGGCCAGGAAGGCTGCCGAACACGGTATCGAACTCGCGACCGCGCTCGGGGCGACGGTCCATACGCTGTACGTCATGGATCTCCCGGGTGTGCCACGGACCCTTTCGCTCAGGGACGACGAGGAGGAGATCCGTGAGGAGTACGAACGGTACGGCGAGCGCGTTACGAGCGAGGTCAGTGACATGGCGAGCGAGGCCGGCGTCGAGTGCGTCGCCGAACTCAGAAGCGGCACGCCACACGAGGAGATCGTCAAATACGCCGACGTCGAGGGGATCGATGCCATCGTGATGGGCACGGGCTATCAGGGTCGGCTCGGCGCGCTGCTCGGCACCATCGTCGAGAAGGTCGTCCGGACGGCGACCGTGCCGGTGATCTCGACGAAGATGACCGAGATCGAATCACGGCCGTAG
- the cas2 gene encoding CRISPR-associated endonuclease Cas2, translating to MFVLVTYDVPAERTHVYRKLLRKRLEHLQQSVFHGDITEGQLVGIKQEIDAVLIPEDSVYIFEADVSAAVECTVLGDSDEPGSRFT from the coding sequence GTGTTCGTCCTCGTGACCTACGACGTGCCAGCAGAACGGACGCACGTCTATCGAAAGCTCCTCCGAAAACGACTCGAACATCTCCAGCAGTCAGTGTTTCACGGTGACATCACCGAAGGACAACTCGTCGGGATCAAACAGGAGATCGATGCCGTTCTCATTCCCGAGGACTCCGTGTACATCTTTGAAGCTGATGTCTCAGCCGCCGTCGAGTGTACGGTTCTGGGTGATAGCGACGAGCCGGGCAGCCGATTTACCTGA
- the cas4 gene encoding CRISPR-associated protein Cas4 → MSDNSIETGEDESDLIQEFIEREQSPHRDPLVRVTGLMVQYYHVCKRELWFSSRGIDIDRDAANIRRGTHIDETSYRDKRKSFQINGRIALDVLDSGEVMEVKASSTLETPARMQLLYYLWYLDRILDIERDGVLAYPAERKREDVTLTEENAAAVEETIGGIVEVVEADAPPELEKKSYCDACLYQDICWL, encoded by the coding sequence ATGAGCGATAACTCGATTGAGACTGGCGAGGACGAGAGCGACCTCATTCAGGAGTTCATCGAGCGCGAGCAATCGCCCCACCGTGACCCGCTCGTCCGCGTTACCGGCCTCATGGTCCAGTACTACCACGTCTGCAAGCGCGAACTCTGGTTTTCATCACGTGGTATCGACATCGACCGCGATGCGGCGAACATCCGGCGAGGGACGCATATCGACGAGACGAGCTACCGCGACAAGCGCAAATCGTTCCAGATCAACGGGCGAATCGCACTCGACGTGCTCGACTCCGGCGAGGTGATGGAGGTGAAGGCGTCCTCGACGCTCGAAACGCCGGCCCGGATGCAGCTGTTGTACTACCTCTGGTATCTCGACCGGATTCTCGATATCGAGCGCGACGGCGTGCTGGCGTATCCAGCCGAACGGAAACGCGAGGACGTGACACTGACCGAGGAGAACGCTGCGGCAGTCGAGGAGACCATCGGTGGTATCGTTGAGGTCGTGGAGGCCGACGCGCCGCCGGAATTGGAGAAGAAATCGTACTGCGATGCCTGCCTGTATCAGGACATCTGCTGGTTGTAA